The DNA window AGTATGACCTGTATTGTGTCGGGGCAGTGATACAGTTTTGGACAGAATGCACTGTGGCCCTTTAACTTTCTTAATAAATGTCATTGTAAAGTCTTGGCGAGATGCACTCTGtcgtgttgtttgtttttcatctcctctgcagcatttgacatttgaaatgtcTTCGCCCACTTATTGCTTTTCAAATGTAGGACAAGTTGTGCCAAACACTCTTTTATGTGCTCCTACTCAAATTGATGACCTTCCTTGGTTGTTTGTCCTCCGCTGATTTTACTGCAGGTGGCTTTAATGTCGAGCAGTCTTTGAATGCCCTAATTTTGCAACAATTGCACTCCATTGTGCTTTTACAGTGTGAAACACTTTACAAAGCCCCTTGATGAAGCCTGATTCACCCCCATATTATTTCAGACTGTTATCAGTGTTTGCATAAACCAGTGattttgttgtcagtgtttagccaagaaatgaaaatattcacatattttgAAGTAATTGTGCTGCAGAACAACTAACCTACAATAACACTCATCAATTAAACCTTTGCATGATCCTGATGTGCTCTGTCTGCTAATGACGGAGGAGCTTGTAGGATGTGATATATTTGCTTTTGGTTCAAAAGCAACTATACACAGCACAATCAAGCAAAGGTGAGAGGGGCGGTTGCTGGGTTTGAGTCTGTGTTGTGGGGGTTTTAATAagtgatggatgtgtttttttacaggTGCTTACAGTGTATGGAAACTTACCCCGCAGGACCAGACTGCCTTTGATAGGTGGTCATTGTGTATTTATTACCGCTAGCTGCAGTGAATATACATGAGACAACATGAATTCAGTTTCTCTGTGAGGGATCAATAACGTTGATCTTATCTTATGAATCAGTCATAGCCTCTTTAAATAGGAATTAGGCCTGTCTTTTGTGCGTAGATTGATTCTGTTTTCGTGGTATTTTCAGGCTTAATGCAACACTCAGGACAGCCAATGTGACTGTATATACACAACTTCTGCATGAGCAGGCCTGCTGAATACCGAGTACGCAGTGATCAGAGAGTTTTGCATGTGAAACAGGCAGTTAGCTCATACAAATTCAGCACCCTTTAACTTGAATTTAACTAACCAAATCATTGTGCTCCACCCACCACCACTCTTAAAGTGAATGAGCCATCAAAGAGCTCCCTCTCCATAAGATATACAAAAGTATAAATACTTTTATTTGAGATAGTATTAACATTTCTCCAACAATACTTTTGTATTACTATTACTGTTATATAGTACAATTTCTATTAATTGACTCAGGGATGGGAtgtaacaaaatacatttactcaagtactatagTTAATTACAATTTTGGGGTACTTACGTGAGTATTTCCATTCTCTGTATCTTTATACTTCCACATTTAGGAGGCAAATATTATAGTTTTTGCCACAATACATTTACTTGATAACTGTAGTTATGAGTTACCTTGCAGATTACTTGCTAAGTACTTttaatttcagacatttttagacttttattcaaCTAGTGTTCGTATGGGTGACCTGGATgagtttttgtaatttttattatttactgttttttactAGATAGGATAAATTACCCGTATTTAGTCTCATGGGTGAAATACATGCCATTTCCGTTGTGTCCTTGGGGGCTCATGCAACTGATAAAGGACAACATTTAGTACCAAAAAATGTTCCATGTCAAAAACTGCCATAAAGACTATGATATATCAAGTACATGGAAAATTACatctttttgtgattttgtggtgttgttttcatataaaaaaaccaaaacagttaCATCATGTAAACAAAGGTATTTAAAGGGTTGAAATCCTtggactgaaatgaatgaatatttggTAGTTATTATCAGGACTGACGTTATGCACGACATGTGGTCTGAGTATTTCTTGGTgcatttttctgcatgtttcaATCAATCTAGAAGGGACCTTTAAGACTATTTAGACCGTAATTGCCTTCACTTCATTACCACACCAGAGTGGAAACGTTCCCCTCCTGATGTCTGCTATCCCCTCCAAACACTGAGCGCGATGAAGATGAAATAAGCGCACGGTGAACAATGGAGAGGCGATCATCATGTCTTCCCCCTTCGCACTGGCTGAGGCGCCGCTCATCATAACGCACGCTGTGTGTGATGCGCTGCTCCGGTGACGCTGTGTGGCTGCATCAGCGCGTGGCTGCAGCGCGACACTCCGCACACAGACGGCTCCGTTAGTATCAGCACGGCTCCGGCGCTCGCTCCACCATGGAAACTAAACCGGTCATCACCTGCCTCAAAACCCTCCTCATCGTCTACTCCTTCGTCTTCTGGGTACGTAACCTTTCGTCGTcgtcctttctttctttctttcttttttttttcctgcagaaaaTGATCGCAGTACGCATCCTAATCCGCCGTTCTGTGCGAGTGTGCGCGCGCCGTGTGTTTTCGTGGTGCGCGATGAAGGGCTGGACAGCGGCAGCATCATCGACGGAATCACGCCGTTGTTTCGGTCCATTTAGGCTAAACGGTCGACGGCGCTTAGCTTAACGCCCcgccgctttttttttttttaggttgaaCGTACGGCGACGGTCGTCTTGTGGTGATGTAACCAGTGTTTAGGGTTACTACACATACGGTGGGCGCTGGGCGTCAGTGGTGCGAGCGGCACACGGCGCACGTAGCATCATGGTTGTTGTCAGTTTAGCgcggtggaggaggtgagcGGAACATCACCGCAGCGCTGTGACTGGGCCGTGTGGACGGTCCGGCCTGCTCCGCTCCGCTCCGCTCTGTGTGATGAGGCCCGCTGTGTCCACACAACGGTGCTGTACATTCTACCGCTATACATCCTTAAAGGGACCCTGCAGCCCCTTTTGGATACCCTCACACAGATTACACAGACCCAGTGAGGCCATTTGTTTCTGGAGGGCAACCTGTTTAAGAGGCATACTTGAATGTTATGTGACGAGAATACAACAAGGTCTGCGGGAAATATCTGCAGCAAATACTTGTACTTCAATGATTACCTCCTCTGAGGTTGTGCTTTGTATTGGTGGGGCAAAATATATAGCACAATATAGAAGGCCCCATCTGCAACTAGCAGTTATTAATCTGATGAAGGGTCGCTGGGTTTTGGATTAgaaattagttttaaaaaatacttatCACCCTTGCATGTGTCTTTTCggtaagacttttttttttttttaaataaacatcattaataaatggtgaATTTGTGTATATTATTTGTGTACACTGAAACAGTGTATATATAATACTGTAATTGTtcaataaatactgtgtagttcatctacTGACGTTATTTGGACGGCCATTGTTAACATGCTTGATAAATGATTCAtaaagtgtttcattgtttgttaacagccAGATACTGTGGACTGAAAGGTGCTATTTGaaagatgaaaatgattttttgaatctcattcccaactcatcaaatgaTGATGCTCTGCGTTTCCCCTGTCGATTACAGGACGGGCCGGCCGCCTTACCAAAGCGTCAGTTTTTAataagttgggaatgagacacaAAAGTACCATTTATTGTGATGGTACCatattattttgtccaaccagcagtccaaaatccaaacattCAGTCATACTATTATgcttgacaaagaaaagcagtacATACTCTAACTGGAGAAGAGGGGTTTTACCTTTTTGATTCATACATGGATGAATTGATTGACTGAGTAGTCGCcagtgtttctaatattttgtccacaaaggaaaaaaaaagttagcacACTAAAACCTTACAGTGTTTCATCTTTGTTGGGCAAACAGACCCGTGGACACAAAGCAGGTGAGGAACAGGCAAAAAAAAGGCCCAGCTCCACTTATGAGGAATACATGACACGATAAAAAATAACACCCATGTGTGGTTTGTATGAACCTTTTTTTGGGACTTGCAGACGTCTGTGCAGACTACCTCTCCTTTTCCTTGGTGCACCTGTACCCAGCtgctccctctccgtctctgctTGATATTTTGCCCACCACATTTACATACTGGATAATGGAGGggccaaaggaaaaaaaaaaaacattcgaCACACCCTACTAAATTATACAAAACGCAGCCCCACAAGAGCCTCAAATTATACCAAAGAGTTGAGATCCTCCTCTGGGGGATTGTTGCGAAGCTCTCGCTCTGATTTGGATTCATAAAAAGCTGCATCCACAATTCTAAGCAGGCAGGAAGAATGGATTCTGCCCGCGTTTTCGCTGTAATTAACACTCTTTGTAGTCGAGGGTCCTCAGGATTTGAGCCAGCGTATCACTTCGAGAGCATCTCTCGAAACAAATACATTTGGGGACAACTGCTTCCTATTTCGGCAAGAAATGATTTCGAGATTAGCTCGATAAGTGAAACAGTGCCTCTCATTCACTGTTTGCTCTTCAGTGGTTTGGATACAGGCCTTTGTTTACCTTTCCATTACCAGTCGAGTCCTCACATTTGATCCAGCAGTGCAAGCAAGACCACATACTAGCAAGGGTCAGCAACGGAAGGGCCATAAATGTATGTAATGACATTCCTGTTTGCTGGATTTCTGATAGCAACCAGATATAGCTGGGTAGGTTTCATCCAATAAGAGTGCTCTGAAGACATTTATCAGTCCGTAATGTGTTTAGGATCTGAAGGGTTCATTCACTCTGAGGAACTGGAGGAAGTGAAAATAGCTGCTGCTTGTTGGCCCCCGAACAAAAGTAACCCTTTAGAGATAGCACAAGACGGTTGTGATGGAAACGCAGAACTGAAATCAAGCCTGATGTGTTCACGAGGGCTTAAAAAGAGGAAGAGCTGTGCTGTCTGCCCCCACTGCAGACATGTTGCCGGTGCCACAGATATGAACTTTTATATTTAGTTGGGATCGGGCCCGTCTCCTGGCGCTCCCTTACATCCACAGCATCAAGTTTCAGATGTCCAAAGAGCACGAGAGTCTCACAGCTCAGTGGCTCTCTCCAGCCCCCGGGGGTGCAAGCAGGGAGAGCTTCGCTGGCACAGAGTTCGAATTGGCCTCACTGTCATCAGCTTGTCGCGGCGAATAATGTCCCAAGTGTGAATAGCTACGTCGCCATACTtacgcgcacaaacacacacacacacacacacacatacaggacgGCTGAATGCAGAGCAGGTGGCGGAGCCTGCGTGGTGTCCTCGCCAGCATATTTTGTCATCGCACCTTCTGCTTCTTTATTAGGccggaggagaaggaggaggaggaggaggaggaggaggaggagggaagagggggtGACCTGTTTTAAACCCTGTGCTGTAACCAGGGTGGCCAGCCTGGCAttgaatttcaaacaaaacatgcaagGGGGTTGGAGGGGGCTCccgggaggagcaggagggggaggaaagagagggggTCTGAGGCTGTTTGGGATTCAGCAAGCAGACATGGAGTCTAGATATCTCGGCCCTGTTCCTTGATTTCCCTGTCGGCTTTAAAATGAACACTCCAGCACCGACAAGATGATCCCTTATTTGTGATGCGACGACAGCTCCTTAAAGGCCAGACATtttgctgctgatgacataAACATCATCATCCAGGGCTCCGTTCTCTTTAATGACGGTCACATGCTCTGGCTGTGAGAATCACTGTTAATAGAAGCAGCGGGTGTCGTCACTGACGAATCAAATCATCAGCCTGCCGTCCTTCACTTCATATGGACAGAAAGAAAGGGATCCATTTAGGGATTCAcgataggatttttttttatctcagccGATACTGACAAGATAACcaattaattcacatttttgtattttaaacagCTCATTCCCGCAAGTTTATGCACATCCGAcggtaagaaaaacaaagatttagTGAGCACAGATGAGTGAATTAACTCGTGTTTGTCTCTACAAACTCTACCCAGGTGCACAGCTGCTGCGGTATCGGAGTGTGTAGTGTAGATGGTCAGTGGAAGCAGCATGACTGATATTCATACATGCTAAAATATCAGGATATTGTTGACCTAATACCTCAACATCAACGTTGTAATATCGGCAAGACTACTGGAACCAtcataaaatattaacacaatgagatgttTGACGCGGGGGTGGGTGATGGCAAGTACAAGCGGAGTATGAGGACAAGCAGAACAGTCTGCTGAGTTCGGATGTGAATTTGTTGCGTCACCAAATGTGAACGGTGATAGTAAGTTGCTTTGCCGCAGCTGCTATTCTAATGATTAGATGACAGCAGGTGTGTGCGTAACAAACGTGTGGtcgagcgagagagagagagcgagtggcGAGACAGTGGcggcagagcagaggagaagcagcGTGGAGCTGTCAGTGCAGTAGTAAATTCAAGTTTTATGGCTCGTGTCGTACGGACTTGCAAATTGATGAGGTGATTTTCTCtttcccccaccccccctccaaaaaacaaacaaaccgaaTGACAGTTTGTAACTGACctaaaacagctgattttgcCACGATGCACTGATTGGCTGTGAAAACAGGTGACGTTCAGTAGGTTCCAAAACCAGCCACTGGTGACGCTACAGGTTGAGTTGCGGGCGATGCCATCAGCTGACCTGAGTGGAGCTGAGACAGTTCACACTGCTACAACCTTCTCCTGCAACGCCCTGATGTGGTTTCATCTGGTTGTGAATGTTTGGTCTGAGCTGGGCTTAAGATTATATATGGTCTCACATCACAATAACCATAGAATATGGTAATAgaaggatttgttttgttgttttgctcacGAAATGCCGAACATTTACTGCTCCTCAAAAGCGAcaatttgatgcttttctttgtcgtgTTTGGAAACTGGATACCTTTGGGTTTTGGACGGTTGGTCAGACATTTCAAGGCCTCACCTCAGGCTGTCAAAAAAATCCTCTGACGTTTctaaacaaaatgagaaataaattaTTTGAGTCAGtagattaatcgataatgaaaataatcattggtTGTAGTCCTACTTTGCATTACATTAACATTGCAACATTGCTTCTGTTCAAAGCGTGGTGGCTGATATGACGTTATGTGCCATGACACGATATATGTAGACTACATGATGATTTACGTTGAACAATATGAAAACCAACCCAGAACACTGCCAGGCCAATGGAAAACGTCGGCCATCTGCGCTCACAGCGGCTCCAGTAGGACAGGAAACGACAGGATGAGGATCGCAGATAAAGAGATTACAAAAACGTCCAACTCTTGAGATGATTTTAATTGGAAAATGTTGTGTCTTCTTTGTTTGCTCTGTGCGGTTCAGCTCCATCGAATGTCGTGCAACTGGGGATTCATCATCTCACATCTCACTGCCCACAAATCGTCAATAGTGGCCATTTATACCGGTTTGGCTTACGTAACAGGAAACCACAGCTACATGTTTAAGCCACAAATACAAGGGGATTGATGCATTAGTGATATTTTTGGATAAATCAGTGAGTTTAGTTGGtctttttttcaagcaaaaatgtaatataGTGGTTTCTTGGTCTTCTATGATTGTACACTGTAAGTACTGGGCAATTATAATAGACATTTCTTTTAGCAATTTTCAGACAGTTTATAGACCAAACGATTGCTTGATAAAATAAGAGTGACCTTAAACCAGCTGTATAATTTTATAGCTTTTCCTTTCTTCCACAGCTGCCATTCActgcatttcagtgtgtgtgtgtgtgtgtgttctcgcGGTAACCCTTCTCACCATCTCACCCTAAACTCATGGTCCTTGTGTGCAATATGTTGATCTGGGAATTCGCGTGTGGATGTATGCGTGAGAAGCGATTAAGTTCAGCCAGTAATATCTGTCCGCTGAGGTTGGCATTCGCAAAACGAAGTCTAAAATAACCACCCGCGCTACCCAGATTCAGAACAGTCCAGCAGTGGAGGAGACTGGCAGAGACTGGGGAACCTTTGCCCGATCATTAAGTGCACACCCTGCCAAAGGGGCAAAGTGCAAGCTGTTAGCACGGCAAATAAGACTTTAAACTATAGTCAGAGCCGGAGTGAGAAACATTTTATGTGTCCTTCTGTATTGCTGCCATTTTTACGCAAAACGTATGGAGCCttcccctctgctgcttcagtcaCGTTGGCTCGCTCTCTGCTGAGAGCTCCTTCCTCGCCGCTCGTGGCGGTGTCAGGGTGCACAGAGACACCCGCACAGGCTGCTCCCTCTCTACCCAGAGGGCCTGGCAGCAGGACGGCGAGCGGCCTCCTCTTGTGTGGAAGGAGAGGGTAGTGTGATGAGCTGGCCCCCCGCTAGATCATCAGCAGCCGCTCCACACCCCGCTCTCTTCCCACTGCCAGCAAGACATACCCAGCTGAGACACACGCCGCTTCAGCTGCCTCGCACAACGCGCTCTTTTATCCGCAGCCTTCATTTGAAATGCTAAGAGAGGCGCAACAGGAGGAAGCGTCTCGCCTCGGATCAAAGAGCTTCTTTGACGcgtcccttttcttttcctctctttctttctgcgcgcgcgcgcgcgtgtgtgtgcaggcataTTCATAAAGCAGGTGATCACTGTGCCGCACTCCAGATATATTTGTGTCTTCTgtctctcgtctcctcctccttgctCTAATTGCTCTCCTTTCTTGTTCCACCTTGATCCTCGttctcctcccccacccccgGCGCCGCGCTGCTAAAACGCCGCTATTGTAACAtcgcaacaaaaaaaaaagtgcaaagaTAAAGGCCTGTTCCCTGCTTTCATTCTGTTCCCTGTGCTCTCTCTGTTACATCCGTCTCTCCAACCCCCTCCGCCCTCCAGATAACAGGAGCCATCCTGCTGGCGGTGGGAGTATGGGGGAAGTTGATGCTGGGCCCGTACATCTCTCTGATAGCCGACAACTCCACCAACGCCCCGTACGTCCTCATTGGCACCGGGACCGTCATCATCGTTTTTGGCCTGTTCGGATGCTTCGCCACCTGCAGAGGAAGCCCATGGATGCTGAAGCTGGTGAGAGGTTGCCGGAGGAAGGGTGGGGTGTCCTGTTACAGCAGGAGAGAAGGAGTGTTGTGCATGCTGATTAATTAGCCTCAGGTCACATGATAAAGGGAATAATGGCTGACCGCTATCCTGTGGAGAGGGATCTGAAATCCAATAGATGCTGCAGGGCACTTTACTCAGTTAATGGtggtcaagtgtgtgtgtgtgtgtgtgtgtgtgtgtgtgtgtggtgtgtgtgtgtgtgcacaggtaAATGACACTCCTAAGGCAGAGGGTTTTTATGCAAACTATGCAaatctcccctccctctctctctctgtagtatGCCATGTTTCTGTCGCTGGTCTTCCTTGCTGAGTTAGTGGCTGGGATCTCTGGATTCGTGTTTCGCCATGAGGTCAGCATGCAATACACCGTTTAACCAGTTTTGAGTCCAAACACTACAGCCGTGCAAAGCGCCTTTATGCTGTTAACGcgtgtgattgtgtgtctgcatcCTGCAGATAAAGGGAACCTTTCACAGGACATACACCGACGCCGTCCTGAACTACAACGCAGAGGATGAGGCGAGCCGCGCCGTTGATAACCTGCAGCACAAGGTGAGTCCCTGTGACGTGAAATCATCAAACGGATAATAAACGTATCggcaacaaaccaaaacacagccCTTAATGCTTatagtttgcatttttttataaaGGACTAGCAGTTGTATCTTTCCTCTAACTGTCAGCCAATCTCACCAGAAGGCCAAAAAGAagaaacctttattttgaaggggtGTGCATACGCTTGACATGACACCCATCGTAGATATGACTGCTGTGATTCAGTGTCACTTTGAATGAAAGGTTGATTGTTTGCGATGTCTTTGCAATCACAACTTGACATTAACCAAGACaacagtgttgctgctgttagctcGCCAGTTCGGTTAGCGGAGGAGCTAGCACTCCAAAACATCAGTAGTCAAATCAGACagggaaacaataaataaaccaCCAACAAAAGAATTATGTGTGAATGAACTGCAACTTTTGTGACACAACTTTAAAGCTTTATGTTGTCTATAAGAAGTAAGAGGGCCTCAGGGATACAGAGAAGGTCAGGAAGTCAGAAACTattcagaggaagacagacacaTTGTTATTTTGGTCTTCACAGGGGATTTGtgtttcaaaaaatgtgaaacCGTATCCGCCTTGTGTTTCAGTCCTCATCTGCTCTCATTGCCCTCTTTTTTCCGTACGTTTGTAGCTGCGCTGCTGTGGAGTTACTAACTACACCAGTTGGTTCGGCAGTGTGTATTACCCATCCAACGGCATtcctgccagctgctgctttaACTCCTCCGACTGCAACCCAGAAGACCTCCGCAATGCAACCCTAGCCCCGAGCAAGGTTTTCCACCAGGTCAGTATGTCAGGTTGcgtctctctgcctctggcCTGTCTGGCTCCAGGATATTTATGTCCTTTATGAAGTGCTCTATAAAGAAGGCGTGTTTACACCTGACAGGTCCTCACTCACTTTTTCAAACCAATCTCCCGCTTCCGCACTCTAACAGTTGACTCAGATATTCTCCCAGACATCCATCTTGCCCCTAATTTGCACATATAACATTTCCCTGTCCCCTCTGCAAACTAACCTGCCCCCTGTGTTTCAGGGCTGCTATGAGCTGGTCACTTCATTCATGGAAACCAACATGGCCATCATTGCCGGAGTGACGTTTGGGATTGCTTTCTCACAGGTAAGAGCTGAAAATACTGAATGTTTTGCAGGCGATGGTgtggaaaataaacagtgtttaaagCATTGATAATCAGTGTTTGAACATGGCGACGTAATGGCTTGAAACACAAGTTCAACAGACACAACTTTACATTCCTCTCTGCGCTGTTTGCTTCCAGCTTTGGTCTGATTGGAAatccatagaaaaaaaaagagatttttattgttttcatctgcatttttttgtggaaaaaattGTACTATCTTGAAAAGCACAGGTTTAAAGGATAAACTTCAATAACTTTGTGATGTCTGCATTCCATGTTTGTCACTATGACAAGTCTGCTGGGAAAAAGGCCCATTACATGAAACAAGAAGCTGTTAACCCTAAACTGTGTCTGGGCTTTTATCTCTCCCGTCACATTTTTACTCACTGTGATCGTGATTTTTGTTACTTTTCCTCACAGAAGTGTTTCTAGCACGTAGTTCGTTCAAGGACCATTAGAAATGAATTCATTCAACAATCGTTTCCATTTTAATGTTGgctttttgaatgaaaacaactctcttttttcttcaacttGTTCATACAAACCAACACGTGGACAGTAACCATGttagagagaggaaggagactCTAGTCTCGCCAGCATTGTTTACAACAGTAATGTGTAGGCTTCATTGGAAGTGACATCTTGATCGTGAGAAAACGTCAGCCCGGATATCTTTCAACCCTTTACATGAATGAAATAAACCAgaggtgtttttctgtctgtctttcagctgATTGGCATGTTGCTGGCCTGCTGTCTGTCCAGGATCATCACAGCCAATCAGTATGAGATGGTCTAGCTGATGTGACGTGGCAGGTGAGACGCATGTAAAGACGCACGCTCACTTTTATGTCAACAGTGAGTTAATAATATGTATAGTGTAAAGGATTTGACTCAAAGTGACAAACCCCCATCAGAAATTTAACTCATCTCTACAAATTAGTGTTACAGCTTGtaactttttcttgtttcatcaCTGCTCTTATTAGCTGgcttttttaagcaaaaaaactCTGTTGAGCCTACTGTAGGCTACCTGCCCAAGACCAGCCTTCAGATATACAAAGATAGCAACTAGCCAGTGAACATTGTGGATTATTCAGCAGCTATAAAGCctgatatttccctcaggagctggtgggGGCttaaacagagctgaaagaaaaaaatcagaattgGGCTTAAATGTCATCATGTGGCCTGAAACAAAACTCCATAATTACACATGTTGATTTTTGACTACGGGGTGTGTAAACAGGCAATTGTTGCCAACATTGTCAACataaaatgtcaatgtttttaGCTTGTTCTGCTGCCTCCGAGTGGCCATACAATGAAACACAATGACTGCAGGTTAATACAAACACATCTaactcctctgtctgtgtggtttttgtCTTCTTAGGGagatgcagagaagaagagacaaagagCCTTGACATAAGACAAGAGTAAATTCCCGAAAACATTATCACATGTCTGTTTTGGAATTtacctccctccgtctctctgcctGTGATCTTTATGTAATATCTTAATGTATCTTATTGTAAAGCACCATTCCTTGACTCACTGCTGTTGCATCAAATCGCTCTAtatcacacatcacactgcTGCTTGATGTAGATGTCGCTCATTAGCACGTATCTCGGATCAGTGCGGTCCTACGACCCACGACGAGCAGGTACACCGGGGTAGTCGGAGTTGACAGCGGTGTTGGTCTCAGATAGGCGATTGGGTGCAACTTGGCTTCTCAGTTGGTTGCAGCATGCTTCACCGACCGTCATCAGAGGACCACTGCACATCTTTGTACAGAATGACATTAC is part of the Acanthopagrus latus isolate v.2019 chromosome 9, fAcaLat1.1, whole genome shotgun sequence genome and encodes:
- the tspan7b gene encoding tetraspanin-7b isoform X1 is translated as METKPVITCLKTLLIVYSFVFWITGAILLAVGVWGKLMLGPYISLIADNSTNAPYVLIGTGTVIIVFGLFGCFATCRGSPWMLKLYAMFLSLVFLAELVAGISGFVFRHEIKGTFHRTYTDAVLNYNAEDEASRAVDNLQHKLRCCGVTNYTSWFGSVYYPSNGIPASCCFNSSDCNPEDLRNATLAPSKVFHQGCYELVTSFMETNMAIIAGVTFGIAFSQLIGMLLACCLSRIITANQYEMV
- the tspan7b gene encoding tetraspanin-7b isoform X2, which translates into the protein MLGPYISLIADNSTNAPYVLIGTGTVIIVFGLFGCFATCRGSPWMLKLYAMFLSLVFLAELVAGISGFVFRHEIKGTFHRTYTDAVLNYNAEDEASRAVDNLQHKLRCCGVTNYTSWFGSVYYPSNGIPASCCFNSSDCNPEDLRNATLAPSKVFHQGCYELVTSFMETNMAIIAGVTFGIAFSQLIGMLLACCLSRIITANQYEMV